AACTGTAATTGCTGATGCGATTGATGGATAAACAAATCCTACAGGATTTCCTCCACGTGCAACAGGAGCTCCGTTTCTATAGATCTGTGGGTCGGATTGTTTTTGATTCTTTTTAGTATTTAAAGAATTTGATGTTTTATTAGTTTTGGTTTTGGATTGGACAGTTGTCTGTGAATTAACAGCTTGTCCGGTTGTAGATACTGTTACATTGTGTGATGGAACTATTGCATTGTTTGATGTTCCATTTGCAGCTGCAACGTCGTTAACTGTGAATGATAACACTAACGCCAAGGTTAAAAGCAGAAATGGAACCATGATTTTAGCTTTATTATCTGTAATTGATTTGAAATTGTTTTCTTTTGTAATTGTTTGTTTTCTAATCTTTTTCACCTCCTTTATGCTCGTTCATTGTGTATGAAATAACCATAAATTAAAAAGTAATATTGAATAATGTGTGAAAGAGTTATCCTGTAATAAAATATCCACATAATAGGGGGGTTATTTATTTTTAAAAAAAATTTTGTGAAAACATTATTAGCTGTTTTTACCGTAAAACACTGAATTTCACCGTATAGTAACCTATTATATTCACATCCTTATAAATATTCCATTATATTTTGTGATAATATCACCAAACAAATCGATAATTAAACAAAAACAGTTGAAAACTAATTGAGAAAAAAAATAATTAAATTAGAAGCATGTGAGAGACTTACCTAGCCCATCATCAAGAACGACTTTTGGTACTGTTTTGTCGATTTTGTAGTTCGGATGTACATTGTGATTTCATACCTGCTAATCAATAGCTAAATATTTTAACACCATTGTAGCTGTTATGGTAAGTGGTTTTGGTGGATTCTGTGCTTTTAATGGTTGGTGTAATTCCATTTATATATATTCTTTAAATCCAAAAAATGAAGCACAAAAAGACTTTAATCGACTAAGGCCAAATATTGGGTATTTGCAATTATTTATATCTCCAATATACTAGTTGCTATAGATGGAGTCTATGAACCATAGGTTTTATTTAAAGCTATCTTGTTTTATTATGTTACCGTACATTATTTAATAGGTTTGATGCAAAGAACATCATTTAATCATAGGTTAAGTTAATTTAAGATAGGCCTAAGTAATAGAAAAAATAAAAATCCAGTAAGCGATCGATCACGAGAGACATAAAAACAAATTTGGATTTTAATTAATAAAAATAGAAGGAAATTTTTATTTGGTTTTGAATTTGAAAGTGTAAGTTGCAATTAGGTTGTTGCCGGCGTAGTCTTTGATTGCTTTGGCAGGTATTGATACTTGATACCAGTTGTAAGCTATTCTAGTATTAGTCATTTTAATGTATAAAGTGTTCCCTGAGATTGATTTGGTTATTGTAACATATTTACCAGTTGTAAGGTTTTTAATTGTAATATTATTGAAATATGTGCTTGCTTTGATATTTTCACTGAATTTAATGACTATAGTGGAAGTTCTGCTCACACCCGTTTTCAGGTTTGTTGGTGTTGTTGATGAGACTTTAGGAGGGATTTTGTCTATCGTGTAAGTCTTTGTGTAAATTGGTGATTTGTTACCAGCTAAATCTACTGCTAAATATTTCAAAATCTTAGTAGAACTTATTGTTATTGGTCCGGCATATTTCATACTTGCAGTAGTAGGTGTTGTTCCAGTTAAGGTATAATATATTGTACCATTTTCAGTCATTGAAAGACTAACAATTTTAGTTGTATTATATAATCCACCATTAATGCTAGCTTTTGCTGTTGGTGCGATTTTGTCTATAGTATAAGTTTGTGAGTAAGTTGGTGATTTATTACCTTCCAGACCCACTGCAAAATATTTCAGGATTGTTGTTTTGGTAATGGTTATTGGTGTACTATATTTAGAGCTAGATGTGGAGGGATTACTTCCATCGAGTGTATAGTAAATCTTTTCTGTTTTGCTATAGTTTATTGTAACAATTTTTGTTGAATTATACAGACCTGCTTTAAGACTTGTTGTTGGTGTTTGTTCAACTATTAAACTTTTTGTGTAGTTGCTTGCTGCAAAAAATGTGTCCTGTTGGAATTGTGCTAGTAGGTTGTAGGTGCCATTGTTTTGTATTATGGTGTAAGGTAGTGTTGCTATTCCATTATTATTTGTTAATGCATTGCCTATGATGTTTTCATTAACACTGAATTGTATAGTTTTGCCTTGGAGTGGTATTTTGATATTTGTGTCGGTTAGTGTTGCGATTAGGTTTACATTGTCTCCTTTAAATCCGATTATATGGTTTACAGTGATTGTTGTTGGTCCAAGAGGTACTATTATTGATATGGTTTGATTATTGTTGTTTGAATTTTGGTCGGTTGTTATGGGGTTGTAGATTGCTTTATTTGTTAGGGTTATGTTTGGTGTGTTGGCTTTGACTATTATGTGGAGAATTGTTGTTTGTCCGCTTTTTAATGTTCCGATTGTCCATATTCCAGTATTAAGGTCGAGTTTTCCTGCACTGTCATCTGATATGTATGTTAAGTAGTTATTGCTTGTCCATTCGTTAATAGTCACGTTTTCTGCTGTATTGGGTCCGTTGTTTTTTGCTGTTATTGTTAAAGTGATGTTGTAATTGTAGTTAGGAGCATAATTAGATGCTGTGTTATTAATTTGAATATCAGCTTCTGGTTGGATAGTTGCGGTTGCAGTAGCATATCCATTTGAGGTTGATAGATTATCAAATTTTGATCCGATTGTTGGGATATTTATTGGAGCTGTAGCTGATTGTTGGTACAGATCATTAATTGTTATACAATTTATTCCACTTTTAGCTATGTAATCGATTATATTCTTGAAGTTACAGGTTAAATAATCGTATTCATCGGGATTAAAATTTACTATATTGTGGAATAAGATAACAACGGTTGAATCAGAAGCCATTGCATTATCTACATAACCTTCTACACTTGATACTGGAGTGGTATTAACTAGGGTGTAAGCTGGAATCTGATACAAATTTAATCCATTAAAGTTTTCTATAGGATTGCCTAATGTTGTACGTCCTGTACGAATGCCCAATTCGTTCATGATATCATAAACATCTTGGTTCGAATATCCACCAGGATATGCTAGATCGTAGGCCCCTCTACTTAATCCGTTTCTTATTAAAAAATTTATTTGTTCTGATATTTCATTATAAATCTCTTGATCAGAAACATCTGTGAGCTTGACATGGTCATATGCGTGATTAGCTATGATCCATCCTGCTGCATCCATTTCTAGTAGATTAGAGATTGTCAATACATCATCTTGTCCACTATTATAACCGTTTATATAGGCAGTACCCACTATTCCTTTAGATTGCATATATTTAAAAGCAATATCGTATTGTGCCAAATTTCCATCGTCAAAAACAATTAAACATTTAGGTTCCATATTATCATGACCATATGGGTTGTACACATCCTGTGATATTTCTGTGATGGTGTTATTAATATTAGAATGTTTTGTAATTTGGCCGTATATTGCAAGTAAATATGTAGCGTTTGAAGGTAGTTTAATGCTCCATATACCTGTTGAAGTATTGTAAGATCCGTCTTTAACCCATGATATTCCATTATCGGCACTGACATAATAAGTACCGTTAGGTGTGAATCCTGAGGAGTTAGATTGGTATTTTACATTAGAAGAGTCAGGTCCATTGTTAGTTGTGGTTGTTACAGCGTAAACCCAATCTAAATAATTTAAATTATGAATAGCAGAACCATTTAAAGATGTTCTAAACTCTTCTTTCAGTCGGATTATTGCAGCTTTCGGTACATTTAAGGTTGCATTTGCTGATGGATATGGATCTGGACTGTAAGCATCCTGGGAAATTTCGTTTACGGTGTTAGTTATATTACCTGTCTGGTTAATGTAGCCTAAAATTGCAATTTGGTAAGTATCACCACTTGAAATATCATAGGTTCCAAGACCCGTGGTCACGTTAAAATTGTTATCCCATGTCCAACCCGAGCCATTATTGAATCTTACATATCCATTCCATCCTATTTTTGGGTTGTAATAGATGAATCCGTTTGATTCGATGTTTTCTATTGTTACATTAGTATCTCTTGGACCATCATTTGTTATGTTGATAGTAGTCCAAACCCAATTACAATAATTGGAATGGTTTGTTACATTTCCCGGATTTGGAAATCCCTGGCTGTATGCCTCTCTAAAATCGTTAGTAATATTGATACTTGCTGTTTCATATGAAGAACTTTGTTTAAGAAGTGTTTTAGAAGATTTTGAAACATTATTATCAAAATTAGCAGTGTCTGGATTGTTTTGAATATCAGTTGTATTATATCCCGATGTTTGGTCTGTTGTGTTAACAGCAGATGCACCGGTCATAGTATACATTAAAATAGCCATAAAACAGATTACTATTAATACAAACTTAGGAATTACCATCTTGCTATCATCTTTCTAAAATATTTTCCACTAACCCCAACGGATCCTTTTAGTTTTTTGTCTAACCATTCTCCGGATTCTAATAATTTTTTTTCAAATTTGTGTTTCTGGAGTGCTTTTTCAATACTTTCGTGGAGTTCTTCTTCTTTGTATGGTTTAATAATGTAATCAAAGGGTTTTGTGATATTGGCACGTTTAATCGTTTCCTCATCACTGTAGGCTGTAAGGTAAATTATTGGAACGTCCATACTGTTATTTATTTCCCAGACAGCGTCTATTCCGTCACCATCGCCTTTTAAAACAATATCCATTAAAATAAGATCGGGTTTTATTTCTTTAGCCTTTTTAATAGCTTCTTTTTTAGAAAAAACAGATGTGGAAACGTCATATCCCCAGAACTTCAGTGTTCGCTGCAGTCCCATAGCAGAAAGGCCCTCATCCTCAACAATTAATATCGTAGCAACTGACACAATAATCTCAACTCCTTATGATTATATTCAAAATTTTTTCCATTTATTGTTATTATCAAAATTTTTATTGATACAATAAATAATAAAAATTTTAAGATATTCCCATCCTCATACAATTAAATCACAATATGTTACAAGTAATATATAATTTGTTCTAAATATCCCTACATCCAATTATATTTGTGAAAACTGTCACAATGACTCGAAGTATAATACTGAAATTTTTATATTAAAAATCTTAATAAAAATGTTAAGAAATTGTTACTATTAGTTCGTTATATTAATTGAGCGTTAACATTTAAACCTATTCCTACTTAAAGACATTAATTAGATACTTTTGATTTTAGTGAAGTTCTTATAATAAAATCATAAGCCAATTATTATTGGAGAATTTATTTTATTCTTCAGATATTATTTTAATAACATCATTAACTTATAATACCGTAATATATTGCATTAAATTGCAATATGTCAATAATAAACCTCATCCTTTCTTATTTTCTAAATGAATATTAATTAGGAAAATTTTTTAATAAACTTCGTTATTCCCGAATAGGGTTTACCATAACTTCGCTATATTTTTTTCAAGCCACATATTCAGTAGATTAAGCCTTATTAAGATATGGATTCTATGATTAATTTTTAGACATGTTGACAGTTCTTTTGAATTTTTGTAATGATAAGTATTATTTAGAATTTATTACATAATGTGAAAAAGGTCACAAAGTCCTTGTTTTTATTTAAAAACCTTCCTATCTTGTTGTAATAACATGTTATAATTAATATAAAAATAATAATGTGATAATAATTAAAAAAACTTTGGGGGTATAATATGAAAAAAAAGTTTTTAATAGTGTTAATTGCTACATTTTTAGTTTTTATAGTAATTGGCGCAGCATCAGCAGCAAAAAACACCACATCAGTAACTCCAATAACCGTAACATCATCATCCTCTATTAGCGGTCACTACATCGTCTACCAAAAACGTGTTGGAACTAACGAAAACAACTATGATATCCACAAGAAAAATCTAATCAACGGTCAAATAACAACAGTAACAAACACAGTTGCAAATGAAATCAATCCAGATATTTCTGGCAATATTGTAGTCTGGCAATCCAAGACAGGAAATGGTAAATGGCAAATCTGGTGGAAAAATACAAGCTCATCTAAGGCAGCAGCAATAGTACGTGCAACACCAAGTAATGATCAGATAAATCCAAGAATATCCGGAACTAGGATAGTATGGCAATATTACTATGGCTCTGGATCAGCAGCTAATGGACATCAACCAAATTACGACATAAGAGGATATGACTTGGCAACAAACAGCTATCGTGCAAGTATAGCCTCCACTTCAATGGATCAGGAGCTGCCAGACATACATGGAAATACAGTCGTATACCAGGAATATATTAATACGGGAACTTGGCATTGGCGTGTTAAAAAAACAAATTTCATCTCTAATCCTAATTCCGGTTCAAGTATTACTCTAAGTCTCCAGAACCAAACTCATCCAAGAATTTCTTCATACAACAAGGTTGTATGGTCGGAATATAATCCTCTCAAAGGATCCAATATTTGGTGTAGTCCGAATCCGAATTTACGCGACGGATTTTGGGTATCAGAAAACAATAAAACGCAAATAAACCCAGATATATGTGGAAACAAAGTTGTGTGGATGCAAAAGCAGACTGATGGAACTTCTAAATATGATATCTATATGAAAGATCTATCAAGTACTAATCCTGCTAAACCCGTAGTCACCAACACAGCAACCCAGAACGAACCTGCTATTGGCGAAGACTCGTATGGAATATTTGTATCATGGACCGACACTAGAAATGGATATAACCAAGTTCTCTTTAGAAATATGGATATCACATCACCCCACATAATCTCAACCACACCAGCAAATCTTCAGATGGGTTTTAGCAGAATAACTACTATTGCTATTAAATTCTCTGAAAATATCAAAAGCAGCACTTACTACAATTATATCACCATCAAAAATCTCGCCACCAATACTTATGTATCTATAACCAAATCCATCTCAGGCAATACACTCTTCATTAGTACCACAGCTACTAGAAGTGCTAGCACATGGTATCAAGTCACCATACATAAAGCTGCAATCAAAGACTACGCCGGAAATAACTTACTCGCAAGTTACACCTTCAAATTCAGAACAAGACTATAAAAATATTAATTTTTTTCTTTTTTTAGAATCAGTTTACTTATCATGTTTTTTCATCTTTCCTAGTTAACAGAATATCAACTACATTCATTCTTTTTAATCTACAGAACCATTAAAACTTGATATTTCTTTCTTTTTTCAGAAAACAGAATTAAGATCCTATAATTTCAATTCCAGCCCATTAATTTCTAACTTTTACCTCGCGTTAAGCCCAAATAGGGTTTACCACGACTTTGATATAATTTTTCAAATCAAAAAATTTAGGTAGATATTGATGAGTACTGATCCTAAATATTTTTATATTTACATTTGGTTATTTCAGAAGAAAATCTGATAGTTTTGACGCCTTATCCTGTGCAGATATATGATTAAAATTTAGTGTAATTAATAATTTCAAATTTCCCAACGTTTATTTAATGTGAGTGACATAATTTATTTTATAGAACTAGTGAAAGATATAACATTTAATTGATTAATTTTAATGCATTATATCCGATTGATGTGAAGAATTATTCTTTAGATGATTATTTTCTTAAAATAGGCATTATTTGAATGTTTAAATTTTCTGAATGGAGATATTTATATTCAAAAAAAATCTTGTTTGTTAATTAAATCAAATATAACTTCATTAGTCAACTATAAATGTTAATAACAAATGAATTGTCTCAAAAAAAATTGGAAGTGTAATATATGAGTATGTTTGGAAATTACGGAAATGATAATAGAAATGATGGAGGAAATGATGCGCCTATCAAAGAAGGCGGAGAATATGATGTTAAAATTGACGATACGGGTAGGGATGGAGACGGAATTGCTCGTGTAGATGGATTTGTAGTTTTTGTTTCAGGTGCCAAACTCGGCGACGAAGTAAAAATAAGGGTCAACTCCGTAAGAAGAAACTTTGGCTTTGCGGATATAGTAGAATAAATATCTAAAAATCTTTTTTCTATTTCATCAACAGATTTTAATTGCAAAATTAATTATAAATACTTCAATATTTTTTTGAAACATTAAAACTTGATATTTCTTTCTTTTTTCAAGAAACTGAATTCAGATCCTATAATTTCAATTCAAGCCCATTGATGTCTAGCTTTTACTTCGTTAAGCCCGAATATAGTGAAGTAAAAATGGCTATTTGCTGTAAATAAGTTAATATCTCCATTTAAATTGGAGATACAATTAAATTAGGGTTAAGTGAGTTGGTTAGCCGGATACTTGAACTTCTATCTTGTGTAGTAATATGTTTTATGCCGGGATTATCCCTCGATGTTTTTCTTTATTCTTGTTATGTGCTTCAGGAGTATATCTGGGGTAAGATATAACAATGTTGATACTAGTTACTTGAATTATATTCAAAAGTATTACAAGTTAGAGAATTTAGTTGATATTTAGGGTAGATTAGTGGGTAAAATTGACGTAAGTATGACAATATTCAGGCAAAAATAGCCTATTTTACCAAGTTTGAATAGGGTTTTTCCCTGTTTTTTTTAAGCATTTTAATTATATTTTATAAGATTTAGCAGATTTAAATCATTATTTCAGCTGAAAACAGTTGTATTTTCCTGTTATTTAGATTATATGATACGTTATAGTATTTAATGAGTTTATAAAGTTTTATTATTCTATAAATTTGTCAAAGTTTATGGACGCGCTATTGTGGGAGTAATAAGTGTAATAATATTATTGAATTAATTATGATATTTAATGTTTTTCCATCTAAGAAGTGTTAGTAAATAGTTCCTTTTAGGTTTTTATTTAGTAATATTATGTATTTTGGATTTTGAATGGTTTTTGTTATTCTATAATCTAGACGGAGGTTATTATGTCGATTTTATATAAATATTACAACTAATAATACAAATACGATTATAAATAATAATCCTATAATATAATATATATGTTACATTTTATTTTATAAATTTAATTGTACCTAATCATATTAATAATATAATATATATGTTACATTTAAATATCATAAACTTTTATAATATTATATTATGAAGTATCAAAAAGAGGATATTCTTAATGATCAAGTTTTCAAAAATTTTCTAGATCATAAAAATATAGATAATAATAATACTATAATACAATATGAAACAAGAATAAAATCATACTGTAACTTTACAGAGAAAACAACAACTGAATTAATAGATGAAGCAATAGAAGAACAAAATAATAGTGTAAAGTCTAATGATAGAAAAGTTAATAAATATTTACAAGATTTTATAAATAAATTAACGAAAAAAAGTAAATCAGAAAATACTATTAAAGCATACTATGACACAATAAAAGCATTATATTACGATAATGATATTGAACTTCAAAAAATAGAATTTACATTTAATAAAAATGTTCAAAATACTTTTGAAGAATTACCTAATAAGGAACATATACTTAAAGCTCTTAAATATTGTAATTTAAGAGATAAAGCTATTATTCTTTTACAATTTTCTAGTGGATTGAGTGCTGCTGAAATACGGCATTTAACATATGGTCAATTTTTCATTGCAATTAAGGAATATATCAATTTTAATAATAATGAGATATTTAATATTGATAAAATATACCGTCAACTTAAAAATAAAGATAATATCATAGGAATTTGGAATTCATATGAGTCAAACACTGATATTGATTATTTAACATTTAATTCATCTGAGAGTAACAAAGCAATTATAGATTATCTATTAGAACGTAACAATAAAAAACCTATCACATCATTTAATGAACCGTTATTCATTGCTAATGGAAATAAAATTGGAGAACATACATTATCAGCTATATATCGAAGAATTAATCAGAGAGCAGGTTTAGGATCACGTAATGAAAAACGAAATTTTTTAACATCCAATATTCCACGTAAAATGTTCCAGAGAGCATTACTAGAATGTGATGTTGAATATTTAGCTATTGAATTAATGTTAGGCCATAAGATAGATAATATAAAATTAGCTTACTATAAAAATAACCCTGAAATACTTAAAAAGGAATATCTTAAAGGTCTCAGAAATATTACATTAGAAGAAGTAGAAATAGTAACAACAGATAGATATGATAACATAATCCTGGAGTTAAAGATCGAAAAGGATGAAAGAATAAAACTAGAAAATCGAATAAAAAAACTAGAAGATGAGAAACAAAACTCTAAAAATATAAAAAATCCTGATTTTTATAATAGTATAAAGGATAACTTCGAAAAATATAGGGACATCAATTTTTTTAAGAATATTAAAAAACCACGATGAAATGAAAAATTTTGAATGTTCACAATATCCGGTTTTTGCAGTTCTTCCCATATTTTCTCGTCTTTACCCGTATCAATTAAACGCTCACGGAAAGCCCAGACCGTATAACGGTGGCGTAATTACTTAGCAGAAGAACTCGTTTAATCTGAAGAACCAACGGTCATATGGTTCTTATTTTTTCACTCTTCAACTCTATTAATTTCAGCTAAAGTATCGAAATGCTTATCAAAACTTAGGATTTCATGGATATTAACATTTTTCATTGCAACATAAGTCACACAATCGTTGAAACCAATTTTGTTATCATGATATCGTTCTAAAATGACTAAAGCATCTTTTATGTCTTTTGTAGTCACAGCATAAATTTTGATATTTGGTGCTGTGACTACAAAATCTAAAATTTCTTTTGCAGCTTGATGGCTTAACCAGCTTTCTAAGATGTTGGCTACTTCAAAGATTTGTGCAGTAGTAATTATTACTTTTAAACTGCCAGTTTGCAAATTCTTAATAATTTCCATTGATTTTTGCTTAATTTCGCTATCTCTTTGTGTAAGATTCTCTTTAGGCTTTAAAAAAGCATGGATAAGAACATTACTATCCAAAAATTTTTCTTTCATGTCATAAGTTCTCCTAACCTATTTATGAAGGCCTTTTTTTATATAACTCTCTTTTAACATCGTTCCAATTATCATAATCTGATTCGATGTCTATTTCGAGTGAATTAAAGTACTTTGTTATATCCGCAGGTTCATGGCTCTTTACAACTATTTCATCATCTGTAACTTGTAAAAGAACTACAGAACTATTTTTAAGGTGTTTGTCTCTCCATTTTTTAGGAATGACAATACGTCCTTGTTCATCAACCTGTTTTAATACTTCCTTCCCTATGTTTCTCATTTCTTTTCTCCTCTTTCTCGTCCAATCTTTTCATTTCTTTTCTAATTGTATTCTAATATCCCATTTTTATTTTTTTCCTTTTCTCGTCAATGTTATTATTATAATCATGGTATATAAATATAATGGTATTAAATATTTCTACCATTTTTTTAAAATCCCATAAATTATATAATCCTATTGAAATTTTTCAAGAACCTATATAATTATTAATAAATAATAGTTGAAGGATTATAAAAAATATTGTGAAATTTTATATACTATGAAATTACAATGTATCATGAGGGATATGATGGTCACAGAAACAAAAATTTCAAAAGGATTCCAAACAGTAGTACCTTCGAACATAAGAAAAATGTTTAAAGTAGGTCCAGGGGATATTGTAGAATGGAAAACTAATAAAAATAATAGAGTTGAAGTCTTTTTCCGTAAAAAAATAACTATAAACGATGTTTTAGGTATGATCGATGGTCCTAAGACTGATGCTGTAGAAATGAAGAAAAGAATTCAAAGAGGCGAAAAAATTTGATATTTGCAGATTCATCTTTTTTTATTGCCCTTTTAAATAAAAAAGACCAATGGCATAAGGATATTCCTAAAGTATTGCCTCAAATTGGTAAAGTGAAAAAAATAACATCTATTCTTGTACTTTCTGAAACAGTAACCCTGGTAGGAAGTTTAAGCGGAGGCAAAGCAGGTGTTTTGATATATGAATACATCATAGATAACTATGAAGTTGTTTACATGGATAAAACATTAAGTAACAATGCTATGGAAAAATTCATTCAATATGATGGTACATTGTCCTTAGCAGATTGTGTGTCCCTTGAAATCATGGAAATGCACCAAGTTAATAGTATAGTTTCTTTTGATTCTGATTTCGATAAAGTTAAAAATCTCAACAGGATCCATTAATTTTCGATTAAATTATAGTTCAACAGGGCCCATGTACTAAATCTTGAAGTATACAACAACATTCATCATGTAATGGGAAAATCATATCTTCTTGTTCAATATCAAAAATCAACAGACCCCATCTCCATAAATACTGATAAATGCAACTTCACCTAGTAGGTCTTTATTTAATTGTTCGTTCTGTTTATTTAAGTAAATTTTATCATCTTGAAGGTTTTTATACTAGATTCGTACTCATCGAGTTGGTCCTTTATAACTCTTCTTTTCATTTTCTAAAGTTTCACAATCTTAAGTACCTTAACATGTTCAACTTAGTCATACCCACACTTTAGTGAGTTTGTATTTAACTTTTTTTTCCTGGAATAATTTCAAAATAGTATCCACATGAGCTGCATCAATTAGGAAAGTGGCCCTTCCCATCTTCTTACCATGTTCTTGTACTATCCCTTTTCCTTCACTTAAATATTCTTTCCCTTTATGGACTGATTTTACTTGGTAACCATAGATCTTCCTTTTCACATACATCTTATCCTTGGCAGGCATATCACTGAAATTATAAGATATGAATGCTGCAGGTTTCAGGTTTTCTTTTTGGCCCAATATTAACTCTGGACGAGCGTATAAAACTATTCCATCTTTAGTTACTTC
This sequence is a window from Methanobacterium sp. SMA-27. Protein-coding genes within it:
- a CDS encoding nucleotidyltransferase domain-containing protein; protein product: MNIKESAFGLAQKLGEIKTLDEAVLFGSAARGEMHKKSDIDILLLFNAKHDPELGEEVNLVHKIAGEIEKNLNMENPFTFVFMNKNEDLDSDFLWEVTKDGIVLYARPELILGQKENLKPAAFISYNFSDMPAKDKMYVKRKIYGYQVKSVHKGKEYLSEGKGIVQEHGKKMGRATFLIDAAHVDTILKLFQEKKVKYKLTKVWV